A single region of the Brachypodium distachyon strain Bd21 chromosome 3, Brachypodium_distachyon_v3.0, whole genome shotgun sequence genome encodes:
- the LOC100831451 gene encoding nicotianamine aminotransferase A, which produces MATKQSNGNGAFAAANGNGKSNGAAHHAMNGKSNGAAAPEPEAVDWKFARAKEGVLAISGAKMSIRAVRYKISASVREDGPRPVLPLAHGDPSVFPAFRTAIEAEDAVAAALRTGELNCYPAGVGLPAARRAVAEHLSQSLPYKLSQDDIFLTAGGTQAIEAIIPVLAQPGTNILLPKPGYPNYEARAAFNNLEVRHFNLLPEKGWEIDVDSLESIADKNTTAMVIINPNNPCGSVYSFEHLTKVAEVARKLGILVIADEVYGKLVLGSAPFIPMGVFGHIAPVLTIGSLSKSWIVPGWRLGWIAVCDPKKVLQETKIATSITNFLNVSTDPATFIQGALPQILENTKEEFFQGIIALLTESSEICHREIKENKFITCPHKPEGSMFVMVKLMLQLLEDIDDDIDFCCKLAKEESVILCPGSVLGMENWVRITFAIVPSSLLDGLQRIKSFCQRHKNKNLINEVNCKLD; this is translated from the exons ATGGCGACCAAACAAAGCAACGGCAATGGCGCCTTCGCTGCGGCGAACGGCAACGGCAAGAGCAACGGTGCTGCGCATCACGCGATGAACGGCAAAAGCAACGGCGCTGctgcgccggagccggaggcggTGGATTGGAAGTTCGCGAGGGCCAAGGAGGGCGTGCTGGCCATCTCGGGGGCCAAGATGAGCATCCGGGCGGTGCGGTACAAGATCAGCGCCAGCGTGCGGGAGGACGGCCCGCGGCCCGTGCTGCCCCTGGCGCACGGCGACCCCTCCGTGTTCCCGGCCTTCCGGACGGCCATCGAGGCCGaggacgccgtcgccgccgcactGCGCACGGGGGAGCTCAACTGCTaccccgccggcgtcggccTCCCCGCCGCACGACG TGCTGTGGCAGAGCACTTGTCGCAGAGTCTTCCTTACAAGCTATCCCAGGATGATATCTTCCTCACCGCTGGAGGAACTCAAGCCATCGAGGCCATAATCCCAGTTCTGGCTCAACCTGGCACCAACATACTGCTTCCGAAGCCAGGCTATCCAAACTACGAGGCACGTGCAGCATTCAACAACCTAGAAGTTCGACATTTCAATCTGCTCCCTGAGAAGGGTTGGGAGATTGATGTCGATTCGCTGGAATCTATTGCTGACAAGAACACCACAGCAATGGTCATCATAAACCCGAATAATCCATGTGGCAGTGTTTATTCCTTCGAGCATTTAACCAAG GTCGCAGAGGTAGCAAGGAAGCTTGGAATACTAGTCATTGCCGATGAGGTGTATGGCAAATTGGTTCTGGGTAGCGCTCCATTTATCCCAATGGGTGTATTTGGCCACATTGCCCCTGTATTGACCATAGGATCTCTATCAAAGTCGTGGATAGTGCCTGGATGGCGACTTGGTTGGATAGCGGTATGCGACCCCAAAAAGGTTTTACAAGAAACTAAG atCGCTACATCAATTACAAACTTCCTTAATGTCTCAACGGACCCGGCGACATTCATTCAG GGAGCTCTTCCACAAATTCTGGAGAACACGAAGGAAGAATTCTTTCAGGGGATTATTGCTCTACTAACAGAATCTTCAGAGATATGCCATagagaaataaaagaaaacaaattcatCACTTGTCCTCACAAGCCAGAAGGATCTATGTTTGTGATG GTGAAACTGATGCTACAGCTTTTGGAGGATATCGATGATGACATTGATTTTTGCTGCAAGCTGGCAAAAGAAGAATCTGTAATTCTATGCCCAG GGAGTGTTCTGGGAATGGAAAATTGGGTCCGCATAACTTTTGCTATTGTTCCGTCTTCTCTTCTTGATGGTCTTCAAAGGATCAAATCCTTCTGTCAAAGGCACAAGAATAAGAATTTGATTAATGAAGTTAACTGTAAACTCGATTGA